A genome region from Littorina saxatilis isolate snail1 linkage group LG16, US_GU_Lsax_2.0, whole genome shotgun sequence includes the following:
- the LOC138949812 gene encoding talin rod domain-containing protein 1-like, with the protein MVVVASAVVMSRHNGREVVMLCEECHSKMLAVGELLLLSCEARPVFTAQTDLELSRETFLHYRDRVIDKLNHILMASRDIASQAHSGAVQWKAFTARLQELGGLVVALTELSAHIAYLMAVNFERSQTSALGVVNKYKLHQAQLDLKFCCSRLKRSCVDDLDTHLLVDLCSTISRALSSMTEVCRYASENAREVDDQNQFKLCIKSITSTTSCLISSVKRFKSSPSIDHLRRIIAFCDPVVATSSALVTFASEEEFVGMPAKLSDKATEAHKSVLGMTMSIVSASIQMCKAIRDLVYDLSNSRHKERIRLCVDSVDKASSKLRDLLLSCDFEPKTGSGPTKTGSPERQTGSPERKTDSPERKTGSSNADNVSANARVSSPDGVDGSAERETGSPDAKTGSDDAKSSSGSPDVAAVLSGMTASSPSLNLSVSSMGSISDLERDIGVSD; encoded by the exons ATGGTGGTGGTAGCGTCCGCGGTGGTGATGAGTCGGCACAATGGCCGTGAGGTGGTCATGCTCTGCGAGGAGTGCCACTCCAAGATGCTGGCGGTGGGGGAACTCCTCCTCCTGTCGTGCGAGGCCAGACCCGTCTTCACGGCCCAGACCGACCTGGAGCTGTCGCGGGAGACCTTCCTCCACTACCGCGACCGTGTCATCGACAAGCTCAACCACATCCTCATGGCGTCGAGAGATATCGCCTCGCAGGCGCACTCTGGCGCCGTGCAGTGGAAGGCGTTTACGGCTCGCCTGCAGGAGTTAGGGGGTCTGGTGGTGGCTTTGACGGAACTTAGCGCTCACATCGCCTACCTCATGGCGGTCAACTTTGAGCGCTCGCAGACCTCTGCCCTGGGCGTAGTCAACAAGTACAAGCTCCACCAGGCTCAGCTCGACCTCAAGTTCTGCTGCTCGCGGCTGAAGCGGTCGTGCGTGGACGACCTTGATACTCACCTTCTCGTCGACCTGTGCTCGACCATCTCGCGAGCTCTGTCGTCCATGACGGAGGTGTGTCGCTACGCCAGCGAGAACGCGCGCGAGGTGGACGACCAGAATCAGTTCAAGCTATGCATCAAGAGCATCACGTCCACCACCAGCTGTCTCATCTCCAGCGTCAAACGCTTCAAGTCTAGTCCCAGCATCGACCACCTGCGGCGCATCATTGCGTTCTGCGACCCTGTGGTGGCGACCAGCAGTGCCCTCGTTACTTTCGCCTCGGAGGAAGAGTTTGTCGGCATGCCTGCCAAGCTCTCCGACAAGGCCACTGAAGCCCACAAGTCTGTTCTAG gtatgACCATGAGTATAGTGTCAGCCAGCATACAGATGTGCAAAGCAATCCGTGATCTCGTCTACGACCTCAGCAACTCTCGGCACAAGGAGCGCATCCGCCTCTGTGTCGACTCCGTTGACAAAGCCTCCTCCAAACTCAGGGATCTTCTCCTCTCCTGTGACTTTGAACCAAAGACCGGCTCGGGCCCCACAAAGACCGGCTCTCCTGAAAGGCAAACCGGCTCGCCTGAAAGAAAAACCGACTCGCCTGAAAGGAAAACTGGTTCTTCCAATGCGGACAATGTCTCAGCCAACGCCAGGGTGAGCTCCCCTGATGGTGTCGATGGCTCAGCAGAAAGGGAGACCGGCTCTCCCGACGCGAAGACCGGCTCGGATGATGCAAAGAGCAGCTCAGGAAGCCCCGACGTTGCTGCCGTCTTGTCGGGGATGACGGCATCTTCTCCCAGCTTGAATCTATCAGTTTCTTCCATGGGCAGCATTTCTGACCTTGAACGTGATATTGGTGTGTCCGATTGA